A portion of the Cryptomeria japonica chromosome 5, Sugi_1.0, whole genome shotgun sequence genome contains these proteins:
- the LOC131079361 gene encoding homeobox-leucine zipper protein HAT22, with protein sequence MGGNEEECDTILSVGLRNGRRDGTSTPVQLDLLPLAPLPRHSSSLPEISPWMKSSSDGQKNIDVNKLPPGNCYSSQHEETHNSNRASSANSSVSSFHVDFNVIDQEASYGIRTKRERYGVAEDFEAEKSYCRVSDEEEEGCGTRKKLRLSKQQSAILEDSFKQNSTLNPKQKQALGKQLNLRPRQVEVWFQNRRARSKLKQTEVDCEFLRKCYESLTDENRRLQEELAQLRSAKLAAASSPLYVPMPAATLSMCPSCQRILNSDNTRPFTPLQNPRYYPPYTHPSIAC encoded by the exons ATGGGTGGGAATGAGGAAGAATGCGATACGATCTTAAGTGTAGGATTGAGAAATGGTAGAAGGGATGGTACTTCGACTCCTGTTCAGTTAGATCTGCTCCCTTTGGCTCCTCTTCCTCGCCATTCTTCTTCTCTTCCAGAGATTTCTCCATGGATGAAGAGTTCATCAG ATGGGCAGAAAAACATTGATGTTAATAAATTGCCTCCTGGAAACTGCTATTCTAGTCAGCATGAGGAGACCCATAATAGTAATAGGGCGTCCTCTGCAAATAGTAGTGTTTCGTCCTTTCATGTGGATTTTAATGTGATCGATCAAGAAGCCAGTTATGGCATTCGAACCAAGCGAGAGCGTTATGGTGTTGCAGAAGATTTTGAGGCTGAGAAATCGTATTGTAGagttagtgatgaagaagaagagggcTGTGGTACAAGGAAGAAGCTGAGATTGTCAAAACAGCAATCTGCTATTTTGGAAGATAGCTTCAAACAGAATAGCACTCTCAATCCT aaacaaaagCAAGCCTTGGGGAAGCAGCTGAATCTTCGCCCTCGACAGGTTGAAGTCTGGTTCCAAAATAGAAGGGCAAG aagcaagCTCAAGCAAACAGAAGTGGACTGCGAATTCCTAAGGAAGTGCTATGAGTCATTAACAGACGAGAACAGAAGACTGCAGGAAGAGTTAGCACAACTGAGATCTGCAAAACTTGCAGCAGCTTCATCTCCCTTGTACGTGCCAATGCCTGCAGCAACTCTATCAATGTGTCCTTCCTGTCAAAGAATTCTAAACTCTGACAACACAAGGCCTTTCACTCCTCTGCAAAATCCACGCTACTATCCTCCTTACACACATCCTTCAATAGCATGTTGA